In a single window of the Streptomyces sp. NBC_00353 genome:
- a CDS encoding sugar phosphate isomerase/epimerase family protein yields the protein MSHIHKSFDRRDFLRATAGTTVAIAAASVTGAAATSAAAAPSSLSIPKDRIGIQLYSIRDKVSALGFAVVLPELARIGYKEIEFAGYTQSTSILGRQITLPEIRKLLDDHGLRAVGSHVGIGNLRTNLQAELDAAQILGMPHVGTANAPSNVNTVAGYRAAADEFNAWGAAASARGLKLYQHNHAGEFAFATDQPSVRLYDVFLKNTDPRHVYLELDIYWAYVGQYRWPGFDPAAYVRNQPYRYPLFHMKDGDANAANANGFDIVEFGAGDLPYERFVRDIGPRASHVGIWEQDTAPNTQPNPPGSLGAAERSFTALKGLLG from the coding sequence GTGAGTCATATTCACAAGTCCTTCGACCGCAGGGACTTCCTGCGCGCCACCGCCGGCACCACCGTGGCCATCGCCGCCGCGTCCGTCACCGGGGCCGCCGCGACCTCGGCCGCCGCCGCGCCGAGCAGTCTGTCCATCCCCAAGGACCGCATCGGCATCCAGCTCTACAGCATCCGCGACAAGGTCAGTGCACTCGGCTTCGCTGTCGTCCTCCCCGAACTGGCCCGGATCGGCTACAAGGAGATCGAGTTCGCCGGATACACCCAGTCCACTTCCATCCTGGGCCGGCAGATCACTCTCCCGGAGATCCGTAAGCTGCTCGACGACCACGGACTGCGCGCCGTCGGCAGCCACGTCGGCATCGGTAATCTGCGCACCAACCTCCAGGCCGAGCTGGACGCCGCCCAGATCCTCGGGATGCCGCACGTGGGCACCGCCAACGCGCCCTCGAACGTCAACACCGTCGCGGGCTACCGCGCCGCCGCCGACGAGTTCAACGCCTGGGGCGCCGCGGCGTCCGCGCGTGGCCTGAAGCTCTACCAGCACAACCACGCGGGCGAGTTCGCGTTCGCCACCGACCAGCCTTCGGTCCGGCTGTACGACGTGTTCCTCAAGAACACCGACCCGCGCCATGTCTATCTGGAGCTGGACATCTACTGGGCGTACGTGGGCCAGTACCGCTGGCCCGGATTCGACCCCGCCGCGTACGTGCGCAACCAGCCCTACCGCTACCCGCTGTTCCACATGAAGGACGGCGACGCCAACGCGGCGAACGCCAACGGTTTCGACATAGTCGAGTTCGGTGCCGGCGACCTTCCGTACGAGAGGTTCGTCCGAGACATCGGGCCGCGCGCCTCGCATGTCGGCATCTGGGAACAGGACACCGCGCCCAACACCCAGCCCAATCCGCCCGGTTCGCTCGGCGCGGCGGAGCGCAGCTTCACGGCGCTCAAGGGACTCCTTGGCTGA
- a CDS encoding SMI1/KNR4 family protein: MSAEETTLVWGRFKTELARVAPLSHSMLRPPASEEEIVSAEEELGVAFPAGVRALYLRHDGVHEPEHFADYPHDVPPDPADPFWRYQNAVCFLPGNLAWLSLERAVELGEHVSMYADPDDPRRRVPFLSQVADSDMSGMWVDAQGEMGTWTDAGTLDPSGCTVAEYLADGARALATGTACRVTEGEVPFLSPSGDGLGWVSTDEPDVVEVCLQDGWRAV; encoded by the coding sequence ATGAGTGCAGAAGAGACGACGCTGGTCTGGGGGCGGTTCAAGACGGAACTCGCGCGTGTGGCACCGCTGTCCCACAGCATGCTCCGCCCGCCCGCGTCAGAGGAGGAGATCGTGTCCGCCGAGGAGGAGCTGGGCGTGGCCTTCCCGGCAGGGGTGCGCGCGCTGTACCTCCGTCATGACGGAGTGCACGAGCCGGAGCACTTTGCCGACTATCCGCACGACGTTCCACCGGATCCGGCCGACCCCTTCTGGCGCTACCAGAACGCCGTGTGCTTCCTTCCCGGCAACCTCGCCTGGCTCTCCCTGGAGCGGGCCGTCGAGCTGGGCGAGCACGTGAGCATGTACGCGGATCCCGACGACCCGCGTCGCCGCGTGCCGTTCTTGTCACAGGTGGCCGACTCCGACATGTCTGGGATGTGGGTAGACGCGCAGGGGGAGATGGGAACCTGGACGGACGCGGGCACTCTGGATCCGTCCGGGTGCACGGTCGCCGAGTATCTGGCCGATGGCGCACGAGCGTTGGCGACCGGGACGGCCTGCCGGGTGACGGAGGGGGAGGTGCCGTTTCTCTCTCCCTCCGGTGATGGTCTGGGTTGGGTGAGCACGGATGAGCCTGACGTCGTCGAGGTCTGTCTCCAGGACGGGTGGCGGGCCGTGTGA